One Triticum dicoccoides isolate Atlit2015 ecotype Zavitan chromosome 4B, WEW_v2.0, whole genome shotgun sequence genomic window carries:
- the LOC119294689 gene encoding costars family protein-like, with product MNLGHVEEEVGKLREEIQRLGQQQPDGSYKVKFGVIFNDDRCANIFEALVGTLRAAKKRKVVTYDGEMLLQGVHDNVEITLFPPSTVAAT from the exons ATGAACCTTGGGCACGTCGAGGAGGAGGTCGGGAAGCTCAGGGAGGAGATCCAGAGGCTCGGCCAGCAGCAGCCCGACGGCTCCTACAAG GTCAAGTTTGGTGTCATCTTCAATGACGACAGATGCGCAAACATATTTGAAGCATTAGTTGGCACCTTACGGGCCGCCAAGAAGAGGAAAGTTGTCACCTACGATGGTGAAATGCTTCTGCAGGGTGTTCATGACAATGTGGAGATAACCCTCTTCCCTCCCTCCACGGTTGCTGCCACTTGA